Within the Vairimorpha necatrix chromosome 10, complete sequence genome, the region TCCTCTGAGCATAAAATGCACTGTCTTGACTCCCCTCTTGGCAATAATAGCAGCCACATCTTGAGCTGCAATCATAGCAGCATACGGCGAACCCTCATCTCTCTTGGACTTCACTCTCATACCACCAGATATTCTACAGATAGTCTCACTGCCTGTAATATCAGTGACATGGATAATTGTATTATTCTTAGTGGCCTTTATGTGGCAAATAGCAGTGTACTCATTACTGGTCTCTATGGCTTCAGTCATTTGgggtataaaaaaagaaagaaaaaaagcaaaagcattttaaatgaacaaaatataaatcataatatttatactagaaatatatgtattatttttattataatatttctactagaaatatatgtattatttttattataatatttctactattaataaatatctgc harbors:
- a CDS encoding ribosomal protein uS11 is translated as MTEAIETSNEYTAICHIKATKNNTIIHVTDITGSETICRISGGMRVKSKRDEGSPYAAMIAAQDVAAIIAKRGVKTVHFMLRGAGGVKPKALGAGAQVAVRSIIRSGIKMGRIEDVTPEPTDKVRMKGGHRGRRV